One window of the Eucalyptus grandis isolate ANBG69807.140 chromosome 6, ASM1654582v1, whole genome shotgun sequence genome contains the following:
- the LOC104450025 gene encoding cold-responsive protein kinase 1 — protein sequence MNCFPSFFRKKEDSHTRNTPEIDEEISNIQNVKVKLFTYKELKAVTDDFCESNKIGEGGFGSVYKGRLKGGKIAAIKVLSAESRQGVREFLTEINVISEIEHENLVKLYGCCLQNSQRILVYNYLENNSLAQTLLGANRSNIQFNWQTRYRICIGVGKGLAFLHEEVRPYIVHRDIKASNILLDRDLTPKISDFGLAKLIPDNATHVSTRVAGTLGYLAPEYAIGGRLTRKADIYSFGVLVVEIVSGRCNTNTRLPPEEQYLLERTWELYERKELVGLVDTSLNGDFDAEEACRFLKIGLLCTQDNPKRRPSMSTIVKMLTGEMGVDEKNIAKPALISDFMDLKVRGPPRSSGTENTSYNVTSSSDTRENSTLSLGASTFGTLTVSPVYDQSL from the exons ATGAATTGTTTTCCCTCCTTTTTCCGTAAAAAGGAGGATTCGCACACCAGAAATACTCCCGAAATCGATGAAG aaatttcaaatattcagAATGTCAAAGTCAAACTCTTTACCTACAAGGAGTTGAAAGCTGTGACGGATGATTTTTGTGAATCAAACAAAATCGGAGAGGGCGGTTTCGGCTCTGTTTATAAG GGGCGTCTTAAAGGTGGAAAAATTGCTGCAATCAAGGTCCTCTCTGCTGAATCAAGACAAGGAGTAAGAGAGTTCTTGACAGAGATTAATGTGATATCTGAGATCGAGCACGAAAACTTAGTCAAGCTTTATGGATGTTGCTTACAAAATAGTCAAAGGATTTTGGTTTACAACTATTTAGAAAACAACAGCCTTGCTCAAACTCTTCTAG GTGCAAATCGCAGCAACATCCAGTTTAATTGGCAAACAAGATATCGCATTTGCATTGGGGTTGGAAAGGGCCTTGCTTTCCTCCATGAGGAAGTACGGCCATACATTGTTCATAGAGATATCAAAGCTAGTAACATTCTCCTCGACAGAGATTTGACACccaaaatttcagattttgggcTCGCAAAGCTTATTCCGGACAACGCTACGCATGTTAGTACGCGTGTTGCTGGTACATT AGGTTATTTGGCACCAGAATATGCAATTGGGGGTCGTTTGACACGTAAAGCAGATATTTACAGTTTTGGAGTCCTCGTTGTGGAGATAGTTAGTGGAAGGTGCAATACAAATACAAGACTGCCCCCTGAAGAGCAGTATCTCCTTGAAAGA ACATGGGAACTCTATGAGCGGAAGGAGCTGGTTGGATTGGTGGATACATCATTGAATGGTGATTTTGATGCTGAGGAGGCTTGTAGGTTCCTAAAGATCGGACTCCTCTGCACCCAAGACAATCCCAAGCGCCGGCCGTCCATGTCAACTATAGTTAAGATGCTTACCGGTGAGATGGGTGTggatgaaaaaaatattgcaaagcCTGCATTGATCTCTGATTTTATGGACCTAAAAGTGCGGGGTCCGCCAAGATCGTCTGGAACAGAGAACACTTCCTATAACGTGACCTCCAGCTCAGATACTCGAGAGAATTCTACCTTGTCATTGGGTGCCTCAACTTTTGGTACCCTGACTGTCTCGCCGGTATATGACCAGAGCCTTTGA
- the LOC104450028 gene encoding CASP-like protein 2A1 codes for MTFPRERGRESETGRESMATTPATMAKEESRGMHGGENGGENERVRTAEMLMRVVPMGLCVAALVMMLRNSESNDYGSLSYSDLGAFRYLVHANGICAGYSLLSAIIVAMPRPPTISRAWTFFLLDQVLTYTILAAGAVSTEVLYLAYKGDVAITWSRACGSFGGFCHKATASVAITLAAAACYMVLSLVSSYRLFSRFDAPVACTSKGIEDPGFQE; via the exons ATGACGTTCccaagagagaggggaagagagagcGAGACAGGGAGAGAGAGTATGGCGACGACCCCAGCGACGATGGCGAAGGAGGAGAGCCGCGGCATGCATGGAGGAGAGAACGGAGGAGAGAACGAGAGGGTGCGAACGGCGGAGATGCTGATGAGGGTGGTGCCGATGGGTCTGTGCGTGGCGGCTCTGGTGATGATGCTCAGGAATTCCGAGTCCAACGACTACGGCTCTCTCTCCTACTCCGACCTCGGCGCTTTcag GTACTTGGTGCATGCGAACGGCATATGTGCAGGGTATTCACTTCTCTCGGCTATTATAGTGGCCATGCCTCGTCCTCCAACCATATCCAGAGCTTGGACTTTCTTCCTCCTTGACCAG GTCCTCACTTACACAATACTGGCTGCGGGAGCTGTGTCGACGGAGGTACTGTACCTGGCATACAAGGGAGATGTGGCGATCACATGGAGCAGGGCGTGCGGGTCGTTTGGAGGGTTCTGTCACAAGGCAACGGCATCTGTGGCCATCACTTTGGCGGCGGCGGCTTGTTACATGGTGCTTTCGCTCGTGTCTTCATATAGACTCTTCAGCAGATTTGATGCCCCGGTTGCCTGCACTAGCAAAGGCATTGAAGACCCAGGCTTCCAAGAGTGA
- the LOC104450026 gene encoding uncharacterized protein LOC104450026 gives MKDEDISSGGTNNDAFALARSSPAASSAGASSPAIPANAGSVEWMGQTSKAGSQSFAGWHPPKASLSTTAAGSALGSSQASCRPWERGDLLRRLATFEPSNWFGKPKDVSSLACARRGWINIGLDTIECESCGASLKYDPSAFVVLSGAGSSGEDFAKQLDGGHKASCPWKGNSCPESLVQFPPTPPSALIGGYKDRCDGLLQFSALPVVSATVVEQMQLSRGSQIDRFLAHSQTYVAGELGFKSEHVGGIEPSFKDENVTAYFRAQKLISLCGWESRWLPDIQDCEEHSAQSTRNGYSSGPVKIQGRLKDPALSKRAFSTSANKNYGNSEVPGTDFKCESRSPLLDCSLCGATVRIWDFLTVSRPARVIPNGIDIPETSKKMTLTRGASAASGISGWIGTDGAEKERLDDHDEAATTGKRKLTAHASVDLNLTMGGGLTSTPVNMMMMSEPYQDADMGGDLKIGQPSGSEVGDRAASFESRGPGTRKRSADEGGSTVDRPHLRVHPADSVEGTVIDRDGDEVNDSKQYSAGPSKRIRESDAYETYRFSYRRDSSEAGPSHPLGYDIETDANRGYQFDQMNDHVIAFPSTRASTHVSSVIAMDIECHSADDDSIESVENHPVDVDDVNFPSTSTFMNPDLNDVSEFNYSNQAQQSTCFQPAVARVEGEAGVSSTNDGEEVVNTETMTAHARDGISFGISGGSVGMGASYEAEIHGTDASVHRCDSVVGDAEPVAEVIENQGQTGEFAPDHGHTDDFVPEEMDREDPHGDSQDVVSRSVGRADSGSKIVGSAKAESVESGDKIASIDMLAQENIAHPSLSCNAIVCSGYEASKDEVMQGGQSSPANDGACLESAFVAGNGIGPPVAESNYEGSVEFDPIKHHNTFCPWVNGNVAAAGSTSEGSSSSAVATALCGWQLTLDALDAFQSLGHVPIQTVESESAASRHKDEHLTSSRTLLACHSFSKSRGQN, from the exons ATGAAGGACGAGGACATCAGCTCGGGCGGCACCAACAACGACGCCTTCGCCCTCGCCAGATCTTCTCCGGCCGCTAG TTCCGCTGGGGCCTCGTCTCCTGCTATTCCGGCCAATGCCGGCAGCGTGGAGTGGATGGGCCAGACTTCTAAGGCCGGTTCCCAATCTTTCGCCGGCTGGCATCCCCCGAAGGCGTCCTTGAGCACCACCGCTGCTGGCTCTGCGCTTGGATCGTCGCAAGCGTCGTGTAGGCCTTGGGAGAGAGGGGATCTGCTCCGGCGCCTTGCTACATTTGAGCCTTCAAACTGGTTCGGGAAACCCAAG GATGTCAGCTCCCTGGCTTGTGCACGAAGAGGGTGGATTAATATTGGTTTGGACACTATTGAGTGTGAATCATGTGGTGCAAGCTTGAAATATGATCCATCAGCTTTCGTGGTGCTTTCTGGag CTGGTAGCTCTGGGGAAGACTTTGCTAAGCAGCTTGACGGAGGACATAAAGCATCTTGTCCTTGGAAAGGAAACAGCTGTCCGGAAAGCTTGGTGCAGTTCCCTCCTACTCCTCCGTCAGCACTCATTGGTGGTTATAAAGATCGCTGCGATGGCCTCTTGCAGTTTTCAGCCCTACCAGTTGTTTCTGCGACAGTTGTTGAGCAGATGCAGCTTTCTCGAGGATCCCAGATTGATCGTTTCCTGGCTCATTCACAGACTTATGTAGCTGGAGAATTGGGCTTCAAATCTGAACACGTTGGTGGAATCGAGCCTTCCTTCAAAGACGAGAATGTTACCGCATACTTTCGT GCACAGAAGCTTATAAGCCTTTGTGGATGGGAATCAAGATGGCTTCCGGATATTCAAGATTGTGAAGAACATTCTGCTCAGTCAACTCGAAATGGATACTCCTCTGGTCCTGTCAAAATCCAGGGCCGTTTAAAAGATCCTGCTCTGAGCAAGAGGGCTTTCTCAACGTCAGCTAATAAAAACTACGGGAACAGTGAGGTGCCTGGCACGGATTTTAAATGTGAGTCGAGGTCACCTTTGCTGGACTGTAGCTTATGTGGTGCCACAGTCAGAATCTGGGACTTCTTGACTGTTTCTCGTCCAGCTCGTGTAATCCCCAATGGCATTGATATACCTGAAACGAGCAAGAAGATGACATTGACACGAGGAGCAAGTGCTGCCAGTGGAATTAGTGGATGGATTGGTACTGATGGAGCAGAGAAAGAGCGGCTTGATGACCATGATGAGGCTGCAACGACtggtaaaagaaaattaacagcACATGCAAGTGTAGATTTGAATTTGACGATGGGCGGTGGGTTAACCTCAACGCCAGTgaacatgatgatgatgtcagAACCATACCAAGATGCTGATATGGGAGGGGATTTAAAAATTGGTCAGCCTTCTGGGAGTGAGGTTGGCGATCGTGCGGCTTCATTTGAATCAAGAGGCCCAGGTACTCGTAAACGAAGTGCAGATGAAGGTGGAAGTACAGTTGATCGGCCACATTTAAGGGTACACCCGGCAGACAGTGTTGAAGGTACTGTTATTGATCGTGATGGTGATGAAGTAAATGACAGCAAGCAGTATTCAGCTGGCCCTTCGAAGCGCATTCGAGAATCTGATGCCTATGAAACATATCGTTTCTCATATCGTAGAGATTCATCTGAAGCTGGTCCTAGCCATCCCCTGGGTTATGACATAGAAACAGATGCAAATAGAGGTTATCAATTTGACCAAATGAATGATCATGTCATTGCTTTCCCATCGACTAGAGCTTCAACTCATGTGTCCTCTGTTATTGCTATGGACATAGAATGTCATAGCGCTGATGATGATTCAATAGAAAGCGTTGAAAATCATCCAGTTGATGTTGATGATGTCAATTTTCCTTCAACATCTACATTCATGAATCCAGACTTGAATGATGTATCAGAATTCAACTACAGCAATCAGGCACAGCAGAGTACTTGCTTCCAACCAGCTGTTGCAAGAGTTGAAGGAGAAGCAGGAGTCAGCAGCACAAATGATGGCGAGGAAGTAGTGAACACAGAAACTATGACAGCGCATGCTAGGGATGGGATTAGTTTTGGTATAAGTGGAGGAAGTGTTGGAATGGGTGCCAGCTATGAGGCGGAAATTCATGGTACTGATGCATCTGTTCACAGGTGTGATAGTGTTGTTGGAGATGCAGAACCAGTGGCTGAAGTTATAGAAAATCAGGGACAGACGGGGGAATTTGCTCCCGATCATGGGCATACGGATGATTTTGTTCCCGAAGAAATGGATCGAGAGGACCCTCATGGGGACAGCCAAGATGTGGTGTCCCGCTCAGTGGGGAGGGCAGACAGTGGGTCGAAAATTGTTGGTTCAGCTAAGGCAGAATCTGTTGAAAGTGGGGATAAGATTGCTAGCATAGATATGTTAGCACAAGAAAATATCGCTCATCCATCCCTTTCTTGTAATGCTATTGTGTGTTCTGGATATGAAGcatcaaaggatgaagtgatgcaaGGAGGCCAGTCTTCTCCTGCAAATGACGGTGCTTGCCTTGAGTCTGCTTTTGTGGCAGGAAATGGTATAG GGCCACCTGTTGCAGAAAGTAATTATGAAGGTAGTGTTGAATTTGATCCAATTAAGCATCATAATACTTTCTGCCCATGGGTAAATGGAAATGTTGCTGCCGCTGGAAGCACAAGCGAGGGTTCCAGTTCTTCTGCAGTTGCTACAGCTCTTTGTGGTTGGCAGCTGACCCTAGATGCACTTGATGCATTCCAATCACTTGGTCATGTTCCAATCCAAACTGTAGAGTCTGAGTCAGCTGCATCTCGGCACAAG GATGAGCACCTAACTTCCAGTCGCACTCTCTTGGCTTGCCACTCCTTCAGCAAAAGTCGGGGGCAAAACTAA